CTGCCGGAATCACAGGTGTATACCCAACAAACGCAGGTGGCTGCCGCGCCGCTGCGCGCCCTGTTTGCACCAACCACCGCGACAGCCACGCTGCTGCTGTGGCTGTGCTATTTCTTCACCCTGCTGGTGGTGTATATGCTGATCAACTGGCTGCCGATGCTGCTGGTCGAGCAGGGCTTTCAGCCCTCGCAGGCAGCAGGAGTGATGTTTGCTCTGCAAATCGGCGCGGCCAGCGGGACGTTAATTCTCGGGGCGTTGATGGACAAACTGCGTCCGGTGATCATGTCGCTGCTGATCTACACCGGGATGTTGGCTTCACTGCTGGCGCTGGGCACGGTATCGTCATTGAGCGGCATGCTGATGGCGGGATTTGTGGCGGGGATGTTTGCCACCGGTGGGCAAAGCGTGTTGTATGCGCTGGCACCGTTGTTTTACAGCACGCAGATCCGCGCCACCGGCGTGGGAACCGCCGTCGCCGTCGGGCGTCTGGGCGCGATGAGTGGTCCGTTGCTGGCAGGAAAAATGTTAGCGCTCGGCACCGGAACGGTAGGGGTGATGGCGGCTTCTGCGCCGGGGATATTGCTGGCAGGGCTGGCGGTATTTATTCTGATGAGCCGCAAATCGCAGATGCCGATCCCTGCCAGCGGTGCTTAAGCGCTCATTCGGTAGTATGAGCAGGGAGATACGGTTCCCACTTCCGGGTGAACGCCAGTCGGTGAGGACGTTGCCAGAGTTTACATAAAGCCTGGCAACGGAGGCGTTATGAGCTGGCGGCCCTTTTTGTATTTGATTATTAATCCCCACCCGATATTAAGCGCCCGGCGCGGGCATCTGCGCCTGGTGCAGGGTTGACTTTGCATTCTGTTAACAAACGCGGTATAACAAACCTTCTTTGGATGTTTAGATGTCCATACGTTTAGAAGGTTACATGCAAACAACACAACAAAATGCGCCACTGAAGCGCACAATGAAAACGCGTCACCTGATAATGCTCTCCTTAGGCGGCGTGATTGGGACAGGGTTATTCTTCAATACCGGGTACATCATCTCCACCACCGGGGCGGCGGGAACGCTGCTGGCTTATCTGATTGGCGCGCTGGTGGTCTGGTTGGTTATGCAGTGTTTGGGCGAGCTGTCGGTCGCGATGCCGGAGACCGGGGCGTTTCACGTCTATGCTGCGCGTTATCTCGGCCCCGCAACGGGATATACCGTGGCCTGGCTCTACTGGCTGACCTGGACTGTAGCGCTGGGTTCGAGTTTTACCGCCGCCGGATTCTGTATGCAGTACTGGTTTCCACAGGTGCCGGTTTGGGTCTGGTGTGTGGTGTTCTGCGCGATTATTTTTGGCCTGAACGTCATCTCCACGCGCTTTTTTGCCGAAGGGGAGTTCTGGTTCTCGCTGGTAAAAGTGGTCACTATCATCGCCTTTATCATCCTCGGCGGGGCGGCGATTTTTGGTTTTATCCCGATGCAGGATGGCTCGCCCGCGCCTGGACTGAGTAATATCACGGCGGAAGGCTGGTTCCCACACGGTGGCTTACCGATCCTGATGACGATGGTGGCGGTGAATTTTGCTTTTTCGGGAACCGAGCTTATCGGTATTGCCGCCGGAGAAACAGAAAACCCGCGCAAGGTCATTCCGGTAGCGATTCGTACCACTA
This window of the Citrobacter freundii ATCC 8090 = MTCC 1658 = NBRC 12681 genome carries:
- the mhpT gene encoding 3-(3-hydroxy-phenyl)propionate transporter MhpT, with protein sequence MTTRTPASSSRLTLTVGLCFLVALMEGLDLQAAGIAAVGIAHAFALDKMQMGWIFSAGILGLLPGALVGGMLADRYGRKRILIASVALFGLFSLATAISWDFSSLVFARLMTGVGLGAALPNLIALTSEAAGPRFRGTAVSLMYCGVPIGAALAAALGFSGLASAWQTVFWVGGVIPLLLVPLLMRWLPESQVYTQQTQVAAAPLRALFAPTTATATLLLWLCYFFTLLVVYMLINWLPMLLVEQGFQPSQAAGVMFALQIGAASGTLILGALMDKLRPVIMSLLIYTGMLASLLALGTVSSLSGMLMAGFVAGMFATGGQSVLYALAPLFYSTQIRATGVGTAVAVGRLGAMSGPLLAGKMLALGTGTVGVMAASAPGILLAGLAVFILMSRKSQMPIPASGA
- the mmuP gene encoding S-methylmethionine permease gives rise to the protein MQTTQQNAPLKRTMKTRHLIMLSLGGVIGTGLFFNTGYIISTTGAAGTLLAYLIGALVVWLVMQCLGELSVAMPETGAFHVYAARYLGPATGYTVAWLYWLTWTVALGSSFTAAGFCMQYWFPQVPVWVWCVVFCAIIFGLNVISTRFFAEGEFWFSLVKVVTIIAFIILGGAAIFGFIPMQDGSPAPGLSNITAEGWFPHGGLPILMTMVAVNFAFSGTELIGIAAGETENPRKVIPVAIRTTIARLIIFFIGTVFVLAALIPMQQAGVEKSPFVLVFEKVGIPYAADIFNFVILTAILSAANSGLYASGRMLWSLSNERTLPACFARVTKNGVPLTALSVSMLGGVLALFSSVVAPDTVFVALSAISGFAVVAVWLSICASHFVFRRRHLQQGKALSELHYRAPWYPLVPVLGFVLCLVACVGLAFDPAQRIALWCGLPFVAVCYGAYFLTQPRKAKQESEHVAE